GACCCGGACCTCCTGCCCTGCGGTCGTCAGAACCTGGGAAGCACCCGAAAAACGCTCGATCTGCCTTCCCTCCAGCGTCGCCATGAGTTCGCTCTCGTTGCCCACGACCAGATCGATGAGTCCCCCCTCAAGGGCTTCCCGAGCCGTATAGGACTTGCTCTCCAGGACTCCCTTCTCGGCCAGCTCGTAATTGCGCTTCCGCTGTTGGACGATGGCCCTCAAACCCGCCACGGCGTCGTTTTTCACCTTCTCCAGCATGATCTTGTTCTCCATGCCGAAGGGGAACACGGGATGCGCCGCCCCCGTATTGGTACCGGGGGCCATGACGGCGACGTCTGCCGAGAGCAGGATAAAGAAGCCGGCGGACGCGGCGCGGGCCCCCTGGGGAGCGACGAAGCAGACGACGGGAACCGGCGAATTCAGGATGCTCTGGATGATCTCCTGCATGGAGATGCCCAGGCCGCCCGGCGTCGCCAGGCGGATCAAGAGGAATTCGGCATTCGAATCCTCAGCCTGTTTGATGGCGGAAGTAATGAACTCGGAGGTAATGGGATCGATGGGTCCGTCAATCTCGACCTTGAGGATCTCGGCTTGCGCGACCGGTGTCGAGAGGAGCAAGAGCAGGCCCAGAACCCTCTTCATCAGGCCCGTGATTTTAACAGTCCCGAACGAAAGTCGCCAAGGGAACCGGACGGCCCCGGACCTGGTCCGGGGTCGAGAATACGCGGTCGACGGGGCCCTATATTGGGGCAAATGGATGGATATTTACTATACATAGTAATATCTGATCTATTTTTCACTATTTATAGTAAATATTGAGCCTTCTCGGTTGATTCCCGGAGCGAATCCCTGCTCCGGATGCGGCTGCTATACTTCATGCGTGGTCGTCAAGATCTGCCTCTTCGCCTCTCTCCGGGACGTGGTGGGCCAGTCCGAGATCCTCCTCGACTCGGTCCCGCCCGGAAACACGGCGCGCCAGGTATTCCAACGGCTGGCAGGCCGGTTCCCCGGCCTGCGGCGTTACCGGAAGGCGCTCCTG
The genomic region above belongs to Acidobacteriota bacterium and contains:
- a CDS encoding MoaD/ThiS family protein — encoded protein: MVVKICLFASLRDVVGQSEILLDSVPPGNTARQVFQRLAGRFPGLRRYRKALLVAVNQEYSDWDQEVSPGDEIAFFPPVSGGAA